In Neodiprion virginianus isolate iyNeoVirg1 chromosome 6, iyNeoVirg1.1, whole genome shotgun sequence, the genomic window ATAGACTTATTTACTTATTAAGATGAGAAATTTGTTTCTACTTCCCTGATCTACACTTCTATGAAACTGTCACTTCTTTCGAACGAATTACAAGTCTTGTTTTTCAAAGCTGAATGAAAGTATGTCTTGAAATGAAACGATCAGGATTCAGGAAACAGTGTCAATTAGTAGAGAAACAACGATGTTTAATGTATCTTAGGTTACAACCGAGTTATGATTACACCATTATATCCATTTTTATCtttctaattattttactAGGcgtttctttgaaaaaatattacgtcgTCTGCAATAATAGATGTGGTAGATTTTTGATTGCCGCCTTCATCTTTAACCTCACCGTAACTTACTCTACCATTAACCAAGACTCTGGTGCCTTTTTTCAAGTAAGTGTAAACAGTATCCCTTAAGATAGGCTTGAATACACAAATTCTGTGCCAATCAGTTCTCTGGATGAATTCACCTacataaaaaacaaatacaaatattatttttattcgcattTGTACTCAATTGaattatgcataatttttagaatttcatttcatacaaAACATGTATTAttcaatgtatttaaaaatcagTGTATACCAGATTCATATTTGTAGTTTGTATGAGTTGCCATTGAAAATGTTATAACAGGATGTTCGATTGAGCCTCGTTTTTGTGGATCAGTTCCAACCCGGCCCAACAAGGTAACTTGATTTAGAGCTGAAATAAAAGAGACAAGAAATGATATTGGAGAGTTGAGAGGCTCAAAACTGAAAAGGTAACCACCCAACTATGCGCTGAAGCTAGTCGCCGAAATCAAGCGGCTGATACACAAAAAATTACGGTATGCAATGATTTTCATGGAgaaatgttacaaaaaaacaa contains:
- the LOC124308292 gene encoding single-stranded DNA-binding protein, mitochondrial isoform X1, yielding MLHRNSSPRCKKQPSLDPEVIRGVSRQLLPPNSTRLMSSEGEHIAKVEKSLNQVTLLGRVGTDPQKRGSIEHPVITFSMATHTNYKYESGEFIQRTDWHRICVFKPILRDTVYTYLKKGTRVLVNGRVSYGEVKDEGGNQKSTTSIIADDVIFFQRNA
- the LOC124308292 gene encoding single-stranded DNA-binding protein, mitochondrial isoform X2 — translated: MFCSKVIRGVSRQLLPPNSTRLMSSEGEHIAKVEKSLNQVTLLGRVGTDPQKRGSIEHPVITFSMATHTNYKYESGEFIQRTDWHRICVFKPILRDTVYTYLKKGTRVLVNGRVSYGEVKDEGGNQKSTTSIIADDVIFFQRNA